A region of the Phyllopteryx taeniolatus isolate TA_2022b chromosome 9, UOR_Ptae_1.2, whole genome shotgun sequence genome:
GGAGTCGCCGCGTGGCTCCCCTTCGCCCGGGCGGCCGCCATCGGCTGGATGCCCGTCGCCAGCTGCCCCATGCCGGTGTCGCCGCGAGACCACCATCGTCGGCAGGACGAGCTCATCGTCCTCAACGTCAGCGGCCGTCGATTCCAAACCTGGAGGACCACTCTGGACCGCTACCCGGACACCCTGCTCGGCAGCTCGGAGAAGGACTTCTTCTACAACGAGGAAACCAAGGAGTACTTCTTCGACCGGGACCCCGACGCCTTCTGTAGCATCCTCAACTTCTACCGGACCGGGAAGTTGCACTACCCGCGGCACGAGTGCATCTCGGCCTACGACGAGGAGCTGACCTTCTTCGGCATCATCCCGGAGATCATCGGTGACTGCTGCTACGAAGAGTACAAAGATCGGAAGCGGGAGAACCTGGAGCGGCTTCAGGACGACCAAGAGGAGAACAAGGATGTCAAGCTGCCCCACATGAACTTCAGAGAGACCATGTGGCGGGCTTTCGAGAACCCTCACACCTCCACCATGGCGCTGGTGTTCTACTACGTCACCGGCTTCTTCATTGCCATATCTGTCATCACCAACGTGGTGGAGACGGTACCGTGCGGCTCCACCGCCACCCAGAAAGACATGCCGTGCGGCGAGCGCTACACGGTGGCGTTCTTCTGCATGGACACGGCCTGCGTCATGATCTTCACGGTGGAGTACCTGCTGCGCTTGTTCGCCGCGCCGAGCCGCTACCGATTCATGCGTTCCGTGATGAGCATCATCGACGTGGTAGCCATCCTGCCGTACTACATCGGTCTGGTGATGACCGACAACGAGGACGTGAGCGGCGCCTTCGTCACGCTGCGGGTCTTCCGCGTCTTTCGCATCTTCAAGTTCTCGCGCCACTCGCAGGGCCTGCGTATCCTGGGCTACACGCTCAAGAGCTGCGCCTCGGAGCTGGGCTTCCTGCTCTTTTCACTGACCATGGCCATCATCATCTTCGCCACGGTCATGTTCTATGCCGAGAAGGGCTCCAGCTCCAGCAAGTTCACCAGCATCCCGGCTTCCTTCTGGTACACCATCGTCACCATGACCACGCTGGGGTAAGTCACATATCACGTGCAgcgggtcctcagtttacgacggGCGCAACATACACGACTCGCAAAAAGTTAGGGGTGATTGCCTTTCGAGTGAAATTTCAGGGGCACTAAAAGCGCAGCGTGACCGTTAAATGTTCCCCCGCGGAGACACACTTGCGGGAGGTGGTGTTTTGACTCTGGATGAGTGGACTTCAACTTGTTTCTTCAACATGTGGAACTTCACTGGGTAAAGCTGGGCGAAACCTTTGAAATCAGTTCTCGGTACATGTTCAGGTAAGCTCATTCGGTCTATCATTGGAGTATCCGAGGTTTGCTGCGCTTTCTCCCTACCTTGCACCTCACTgcttcatttcttcttcttccacaaGCAAAAGACCAAAGTCCCACTTCTATgcttttctgtgactcttccagtcgcTCTGTTTTTTTAGTCGCTACCTGCTGATGACTCTAAGCTCAGTGGACACTTCCATTTGAGAGCATCCTGTTTAGAACCTCACAATGGCGAGGCACTGTTAATATTGTTAAGCGTCGTCTTGGTCCGATGATGTGAAAATGTGAGCCGCATAATGAAAGGGACTGTTTGAATAGCAATTTGAATTGAACCACGAAATGCATGGGCCGATTCTTGGATCAAGTACGTGTTGGGAATTTTGCCCTTCGGCTCTGCATTCAAACGTTTTGAAAAGGTCAATTAAGTTCACTTGTAAGGTTACAGTGCatcttcatcctgaaatttcacccaaaatacCCCTGACATTTGGTTTGTAGTGGAAGATGTTTTGAGGCTGCGAACGAAGAATATTTTGTCACGGGGCGCCATAAGGCACGCTCAGTGACagctgtatttattgttttccatatgattagtttttattgttattattatatcaatAGAAATGAGAAATCGTAAATATTATTCAAAAACATGGATTTAAATGCATAACCTCGTCTACAATTGGGCCCATCTGTCCGTTCAACCCTTGAACAAAAAGTTTGCCCATATCTGCAATACAAAATCAGCATTTGAAAGTTTTTCAATGCCATTGTGTAGATAAATCTTAAATAATACTTCAATCACATTTTCTTATACCACCacaaaagcagccattttaataCACATTCCTAACGGCTTAATGAAATaagagtgttttgttttttttcaattttattttggctTATCCCGATGCACAAGCAACATATTTATGGCCATGGCGTTCAATGtaagaaaacaacaactgctTTGTGAGGAATTGATTTAAAGGGGTCATAAAGTCTACGGAACTATGTATTGACCGAGAAGGCAAGAAATCCCAGGAGGGTCACATTTATTATGGTTCAACACACTTAATATTTCACAAGCTTGCCGGGGGAACGAGAAGGTGCTGCTGAAGTTTGGCGGGAAAGTCCAAGAATGATCATCCCTacacttagttttttttcaatgaaacttaatacactattattattttcaagtcAAACTTTGAACTTGACCTCATTAGCTTGTGAAAGTGTACATAATGAAGCGCTTCCTTCCAATCTGGATTTTGGATATTGAACTCATGTTTCCAGTGGGTTTCTTACTTAAACATCAATTGTATATCACAGAGGTATTACTATTGCAGTTCAAGACACGCTCGATATGTATTTTGACAAATATAATCAGTGGCTGGCCATCCAGCCACTGATtatatcccagccgtcatcgggcaggaggcggggtacaccctcaactggttgccagccaatcgcagggcacatacaaacaaacaaccattcgcactcacagtcatgcctacgggcaatttagagtctccaatgaatgcatgtttttgggatgtgggaggaaaccggagtgcccggagaaaacccacgcaggcgcggggagaacatgcaaactccacacaggcggggccggggatggaacccgggtcctcagaactgtgaggctgacgctctaaccagtcggccaccgtgccgcctgattgcTATATGGTGGCGGTGAATTCAATTCAACTCAAGTAGtgaaaaatgtatcaaaaaagaggcttcaagctgtttaatgccactcctacttaaggtttactgtcaaactcaacataaaacaaagggaaTTACACAAAACAACCGAATTATGTTGCCTCAAGAACGACCACCGCTAGGTTGCTGTGCTAACATAAATGGAAAATGCGATCGACATGCTAACAGTTCGCATCAACAGTTGCAATTTTAGAAcattttaagcaatggatatttgaacagaatTGCTGAAGCAAAATATGTAGACAAtctaataatataacaataataatttaacaatactcacaggcttatattctttatcctctacaaaaaaatatggcagcatcttactgagtcactaaCAGGAGCAGTAGTAGAactcttttctttgtttgtttgtgtctgcaagACTGCAAGATACTGGCTCTTGGTGGGCAAGGTGAACACACCAGAAGCAACAGCACAATGAAATTAATTGCaccatgaaatcatgatgctggaactgtttaattcttgatattgtatttaattatattattattattatttatttagttattattagtattcttttgtaaagtacaatattttagagttctgtttttccttattaaaaacacaaaacaaagatttGGTTTTTGGGTAGACGGCTGgtacggattaatggcatttccattcatttcaatgaggaaagatgattttagaGTGATTTGAGTGAAGTGTGGTcgtggaacgaattaaactcatatctcaaggtacaactatacagtggaacctccaatgtCCGTACAGTTTGTGGAAATATCATTGAAATAGAAATACGAGGGGGCCTCGCTCTGTTCCTATGGCAGTGCCATAACACAAATTTGTACATAAGTGGGAATGCGCCGTAGTCGATCACGAGCCATGCTTACGCAGTGCGCAAGTAATAACACCAAGTTTTACTGCATTATTTTGCATCTTTCACTTTACTGCTAAGAACGAGGTGGAGGTCCAAGTGGTTATTGGGCTGTAATCGAGCCCACCAGTCCAGACGGGACGATCTGTCACGTCGCGCCTCATTGGCTCGGTAATGAAAAGCATGATGTGACCTTGTAACTTTTTACAGATCTGGAACTCGCCGCGTTGCTCATGTTTGGCTTTTCTGTATCAAACAAAAAGTCGTTAATGATCAGCAGAACTGACGCGAGCTAAACTGGGGCTGGGCAATTAATCGATTTTATTGAATAATGTTATTTGGTTTGTCGGGTTGATTTTTCTCAAATAGATCTTTTTTTAGCGGCCTCCGTAGTTCAAAGTGCTGACGTGCGTTGCTTGCACTCACAACAGTGCTGCGAACCGAGTGGAGCTACTTTACAAAagcatccatccagccattttctttaccggttctcctcactagggtcgcgggagtcccggagcctatccgagctatcatcgggcaggaggcggggtacaccctgaactggttgccagccaatcgcagggcacatacatacaaacaaccattcgcactcacattcacacctacggcaatttagagtcttcaattaacctaccatgcatgttttttgggatgtgggaggaaaccggagggcccggagaaaacccacgcatgagaggaaactcttttttttttgttcacattatCTGTAATTGTTGCTGTGAAATTTGGGgttagaaaaaaagttaatggaaaacaaaatgggtattagaagaaaaaaagcaaatcccagaaggaaaataaaaactaaagagTAAAACTGACATTTGCCTTTTCTATAAgcaaaggtgaaaaaaaaaatctgaaattggAGCCCAAAGCTGAACTGGAGACTCCCTTTTGTTGAAAACTGCCTAACATTCCTTGCTCCACGGTATTTGTCCATGTGTGTCTGCATCGTAAAATTCCTTTCCAGTCTTTTGTatatcatacatacatacatacaaaaaaaaaaaaaaaaaaacccagataGAAATGCCAAGGTGAAAGCATTACGCAAAATTGGGTTTTTGAGTGAGATGACATTTTGTCCAAGCCACAAAAGAGTCTATCGAAGtgctgtgacaaaaaaaaaattgccagccaAGGACACcctcagggaaaaaaacaattactgaATGCATGTTCAAGGCTCAGGCACAATTCGACAAAAATCTTACCAACAAACtttcacaatcttttttttttcatatttaaagtctGAAGGTGAGATTCTATTTGAGACAAATGTAGTTTCATCTTCTAATGCTAAACTTAGTTCCAGCACGGCCCCCACATAATCTGACAATAACAATATCCTCTCAGTATTCCGTTGCTGCTAGCCCACTACACTCCAATTGCCTTTGATCGTAATAACGAAAAcgtctttgtcttcttttctccgctaactttgtgctttttttttttttttttttttttacaacaagcCAATctgttcaaagaaaaacaacagtaggcgtaaataaaaaaaatattcatggcTGGTGCTTGGAATTAAAAGCAAGCCCTCCAATCATGCGTGTATGCTCACGGGGGACGAGTTCCTCAATAAGCCTATCTGTcaatacaatacatatttaATGTGAAGTGACTCGTTGTGACTGCAAGTATAGTATATTAatggtgtgttttgttttgttagacTGAAACTTGTCTataatggctgtttgtctgtatgtgacctgcgatgtACTGTCTCCAGGTTATAGCCTGCTTCTTTTGCCAAAAGTCttgtgggataggctccatctcaccTGTGACACAGAAAAGGATAACTTCTACTCTCTGGAACCAAAACATAAGAAAATATGCAATGCGCTTGACACTccctgagctgaagtctcacaagatttgctAACATGTATCCGCGACATCACGTCCACGACCATAGTTTGAACTCCCAAGTTTTGAGGCAATAAATCAAGCGTGTTGGACTGTGGAGGCCACGCTTGTACTGTCTACGATcagggggtgtcaaacttgtagttcaggggccacatacGGTTGATGTCAAGTGGACAGGACGAGTAAAATCATAGCATCATTGATATCAATAACAATAGGTTGGAGTATCATCCTTTGttgtaatgtaaacaaacacaagtcCGTTTGGAAAATCGTTTAATGAACTATCCTCTAACAAAATATTTAGAACAatgtgattctgattctgattctgaaaaaaatgtgcagtttaTCATTTAGGTGTGCATTTCAATTGATCATAGTGATTGTACAAGAAGGTACAAAAttcgtccaaaaaaaaaaagtaaatcaattTGCCTACTCGAGATCAAGAAATGATTCTACCTCTATTTTCTACATGTGCATAATTCTCAAAACCTAAATGATCTGCCTGAAACATGCAAACTAAAGTGAGAACCATTTTAAATGGCCAAGAAAGGGATCGCCCACCCCGTGCAAACTTCATACCTTAAAGATGAACCAAAAAGTACAGCTATATTTATGGGCCATGCATAGACAATATGGCCCCGCTAGTGAACGGCGTATATTTGTCACCTCGTCAGTCACGCTTTCTGTCTCCGATTGCTTGGTTTTTCCTCGTATCTTTTGcaaatcaaattagaggcacaagatgTGTCCAGAAACGGCTGATTTATTCACAGATTACGTTACTCGCGTACTACCGTCAGGTCATACTGAACCCCCTAACGCGCTGGttttggcccgcgggccgtacctttgacacccctggtctacatCATGTGACCACAGCTATAGGCAATTTGAGGAGATACTTAATGAGTTATTGTTACACTTGGGTGAATTTGGAGAGCTCGAGACAGGCAGATGGAGAAGAAGCTGATAAATCCAGACTAAACCCTTCCTTCCCTGAGGCTGTATTATGGTTCAGAAACACAGCATACTTTCCTTTCATAACACATTctcatattgttttgttttgtatttttgtctgttCCTTCCCTGTCTGCAACATGGCCATACGTAGCAAAGTCGAAATCCTCAGTTTATTATGCACAATCTCATTCGTAATTCACAATCCACATAAAGCCATGACTAACACAGCACACTACATACAGGACTTTTCGTAGATActgtcgcttttttttttttttttttttttagtactgaGCTTTCTTGCTACCTTTCCTGTCCAGGTTGTTTCCATTTCCTGTCCTACGGTTAGCATcatgtttttcctctttgccatcacttcTGACGGTGTCACAAGACGTGCTGACATCTCACATACGTTCCGCTGATTCATTCGTAGCGAATTTGATCTTGTTTGCATTTCTGGGCATCCTCGCCATGTCTGGAATGGGCCGGTGCTGAGGGAGATACGGGCAGACGGCATGGGGGTGGTCTGTCCAGGGTGTTAAATCAAGCTCAGGTGGCTGATAAAAGGCTTTGCGTTGAACAAAAGCGAGGTCCACTCCCCTGCGGCCGTCTGCCGGCCGGATAGCCTGCTTAGTGGCGTCAATGGCACGGATTGTAAAAGACTGATCTTCCTCCTCATGATTCTCCACCAGCTAATTTGAGAGTGCTCGCTCAGTGTGAAAGGCAGTGATCCATTTCAACTGTAATCTGTTCATTTGATATATGATCCAGACAATACCTATATGACAGCTAGTACAGCGAGAGCGTTTGTCCGACGGAGTCCTCCACACCTCGGAAAATACGATGAACCCAATAACGAGAGAAATATTAATGAGGTGTGCATTGAAATCTGACTTGGTTGGTATAATTAGAGTGAGCCTCCCAGTTGTAGAGTCCCGGTCCTGGACGTGAGGTTTGTTCTGTAACGGCaaagtgagagaaaaaaaatgttggcatgCATGTAGGTCATGTTCCCATCGCTGCCTTAATCAGTGGCTATATATAATTCGCTTTCTTCCGAGAGACTTTTAAGATGGCCTCCTCCTGTGCGCTCGCCTCGACGTCTCTATTAGACTAAGTGGACCGGACCCAGGGGCCAGCGTCAGAAAAAAGGGAGAGGTCAGACGTTTATTGGACCTCCATAGTCAAAAGGAACACGGCAGAAGGAAGACGAGTAAGGCAGAGCCACACTCATTGTCCTTAAATGT
Encoded here:
- the LOC133484039 gene encoding potassium voltage-gated channel subfamily D member 3-like isoform X3, which gives rise to MATGVAAWLPFARAAAIGWMPVASCPMPVSPRDHHRRQDELIVLNVSGRRFQTWRTTLDRYPDTLLGSSEKDFFYNEETKEYFFDRDPDAFCSILNFYRTGKLHYPRHECISAYDEELTFFGIIPEIIGDCCYEEYKDRKRENLERLQDDQEENKDVKLPHMNFRETMWRAFENPHTSTMALVFYYVTGFFIAISVITNVVETVPCGSTATQKDMPCGERYTVAFFCMDTACVMIFTVEYLLRLFAAPSRYRFMRSVMSIIDVVAILPYYIGLVMTDNEDVSGAFVTLRVFRVFRIFKFSRHSQGLRILGYTLKSCASELGFLLFSLTMAIIIFATVMFYAEKGSSSSKFTSIPASFWYTIVTMTTLGYGDMVPKTIAGKIFGSICSLSGVLVIALPVPVIVSNFSRIYHQNQRADKRRAQKKARLARVRLAKSGSANAFLLSKRNGLLNELLELTAHEFVDEQLYEQNYLEAVMQRFPSRRASVSSRDAATPTCCGRGAKRNTTSRPGANQQGPLQELSAVHIQCADRPSHSASRSKLNLKADDVGRLNCKGGRITTAIVSLPSPPALTAPDGDDLHRRPPPPSPGPSIQTTTSSANVVKMSAL
- the LOC133484039 gene encoding potassium voltage-gated channel subfamily D member 3-like isoform X2; its protein translation is MATGVAAWLPFARAAAIGWMPVASCPMPVSPRDHHRRQDELIVLNVSGRRFQTWRTTLDRYPDTLLGSSEKDFFYNEETKEYFFDRDPDAFCSILNFYRTGKLHYPRHECISAYDEELTFFGIIPEIIGDCCYEEYKDRKRENLERLQDDQEENKDVKLPHMNFRETMWRAFENPHTSTMALVFYYVTGFFIAISVITNVVETVPCGSTATQKDMPCGERYTVAFFCMDTACVMIFTVEYLLRLFAAPSRYRFMRSVMSIIDVVAILPYYIGLVMTDNEDVSGAFVTLRVFRVFRIFKFSRHSQGLRILGYTLKSCASELGFLLFSLTMAIIIFATVMFYAEKGSSSSKFTSIPASFWYTIVTMTTLGYGDMVPKTIAGKIFGSICSLSGVLVIALPVPVIVSNFSRIYHQNQRADKRRAQKKARLARVRLAKSGSANAFLLSKRNGLLNELLELTGANAGEQKLPKSSCLLESQHHHLLHCLEKTTAHEFVDEQLYEQNYLEAVMQRFPSRRASVSSRDAATPTCCGRGAKRNTTSRPGANQQGPLQELSAVHIQCADRPSHSASRSKLNLKADDVGRLNCKGGRITTAIVSLPSPPALTAPDGDDLHRRPPPPSPGPSIQTTTSSANVVKMSAL
- the LOC133484039 gene encoding potassium voltage-gated channel subfamily D member 3-like isoform X1 — encoded protein: MATGVAAWLPFARAAAIGWMPVASCPMPVSPRDHHRRQDELIVLNVSGRRFQTWRTTLDRYPDTLLGSSEKDFFYNEETKEYFFDRDPDAFCSILNFYRTGKLHYPRHECISAYDEELTFFGIIPEIIGDCCYEEYKDRKRENLERLQDDQEENKDVKLPHMNFRETMWRAFENPHTSTMALVFYYVTGFFIAISVITNVVETVPCGSTATQKDMPCGERYTVAFFCMDTACVMIFTVEYLLRLFAAPSRYRFMRSVMSIIDVVAILPYYIGLVMTDNEDVSGAFVTLRVFRVFRIFKFSRHSQGLRILGYTLKSCASELGFLLFSLTMAIIIFATVMFYAEKGSSSSKFTSIPASFWYTIVTMTTLGYGDMVPKTIAGKIFGSICSLSGVLVIALPVPVIVSNFSRIYHQNQRADKRRAQKKARLARVRLAKSGSANAFLLSKRNGLLNELLELTGANAGEQKLPKSSCLLESQHHHLLHCLEKTTVGARPPTWALCCLLFIFSNILTRISPLLQAHEFVDEQLYEQNYLEAVMQRFPSRRASVSSRDAATPTCCGRGAKRNTTSRPGANQQGPLQELSAVHIQCADRPSHSASRSKLNLKADDVGRLNCKGGRITTAIVSLPSPPALTAPDGDDLHRRPPPPSPGPSIQTTTSSANVVKMSAL